The following proteins are co-located in the Tachysurus vachellii isolate PV-2020 chromosome 19, HZAU_Pvac_v1, whole genome shotgun sequence genome:
- the pm20d1.2 gene encoding N-fatty-acyl-amino acid synthase/hydrolase PM20D1.2, with translation MTGHSTRPRIITFIKVVALSLVFTLLILFLVAATRTFTLDVNAGLQLAQWEKTTYISADISTEQREVLLENFKEAIRIPTVSFSESHQNTSALEDFNRLLKRVFPTIFSSSLVKHEVVENYSHLFTVSGTDPELVPYMLLAHIDVVPANETDGWEVPPFSAKELNGFIYGRGTIDNKQSVMGILQALEYLLERGYVPQRGFYIGLGHDEEVQGYAGAVNIVKLLKNRGVKLHFLVDEGLAVLDGIISGLDGPAALIGVSEKGHATVKLSVSMKPGHSSMPPKQTSIGILAAAITRLEEYPMPRLFGSGPERSTFEHLAHKFGLPLRFIMSNLWLFSPLISRVMEKKPDMNAFVRTTTAVTMFNSGVKPNVLPAHAEAIVNLRIHSAQTLQEVLELIESTISDDRVKLELMNGFDPLPISSYDEQSFGFQVIKKTVLDIFPVVTVAPGICVGNTDSRHYTPLTKEIYRFAPTWFKPGDTQRFHGINERISRKNYEELVLFYFRLFQNSDIKKLPPSHTSQHDL, from the exons ATGACAGGTCACAGCACTCGGCCGAGAATAATCACATTTATAAAAGTGGTGGCGTTAAGTCTGGTCTTTACGCTGCTTATTTTGTTTCTGGTGGCTGCAACACGAACATTTACGTTAGACGTAAATGCGGGACTTCAGCTTGCACAAtgggaaaaaacaacatacatATCAGCTGATATAAGCACCGAACAGAGGGAGGTCCTGCTCGAAAATTTCAAAG AGGCCATTCGTATTCCCACCGTGTCCTTCTCAGAGTCTCATCAGAACACAAGTGCTCTGGAAGACTTCAACCGTCTTCTGAAAAGAG TCTTCCCAACAATCTTCTCATCCAGTCTGGTTAAACATGAGGTGGTGGAGAACTACAGCCACCTGTTCACCGTGTCAGGCACCGATCCTGAGCTCGTGCCTTACATGCTGCTGGCGCATATTGACGTGGTGCCAGCCAATGAGACTGACGGGTGGGAGGTGCCACCCTTCTCAGCCAAGGAGCTGAATGGATTCATTTATGGACGAGGAACCATAGACAATAAACAGTCTGTCATG GGGATCCTTCAAGCTCTGGAGTACTTGTTGGAGCGAGGCTATGTTCCACAGCGAGGGTTCTACATTGGTCTGGGTCATGATGAGGAG GTGCAAGGCTATGCTGGAGCTGTAAACATAGTCAAACTGCTGAAGAATCGTGGGGTGAAGCTACACTTTCTTGTAGATGAAGGCCTTGCTGTATTGGATGGAATTATAAGTGGTCTAGATGGACCAGCTGCACT GATAGGTGTAAGTGAGAAAGGGCATGCCACAGTAAAGCTGAGTGTCAGTATGAAGCCAGGTCATTCCTCCATGCCTCCCAAGCAAACCAGCATTGGCATCCTGGCAGCTGCAATCACAAG GTTGGAGGAATACCCAATGCCTAGACTGTTTGGTTCTGGCCCTGAACGAAGCACATTTGAACACCTCGCACATAAG tttGGCTTGCCTCTCCGATTCATCATGTCCAATCTGTGGCTTTTCAGCCCTTTGATTAGCAG GGTAATGGAGAAGAAGCCTGACATGAATGCTTTTGTGCGCACTACCACAGCAGTCACCATGTTCAACTCTGGAGTAAAG CCCAATGTCCTCCCGGCACATGCAGAGGCTATTGTGAACCTTCGTATCCACTCTGCCCAAACACTGCAAGAG GTACTGGAGTTGATTGAATCCACTATATCAGACGATCGTGTAAAATTAGAGCTGATGAATGGCTTTGACCCTCTACCCATCAGCTCCTATGATGAGCAGTCGTTTGGGTTTCAGGTTATTAAGAAGACGGTGTTGGACATATTTCCTGTGGTGACTGTTGCTCcag GTATCTGTGTGGGCAACACTGACAGCCGTCATTATACCCCACTGACAAAGGAGATTTATCGCTTTGCCCCAACTTGGTTCAAACCAGGAGACACCCAGAG